A section of the Flaviflexus equikiangi genome encodes:
- a CDS encoding homoserine dehydrogenase, with translation MSVKIALLGCGTVGTAVATMLQEQGKDFAQRAGDTLELIGIGVRDLAAPRDPAIDRALLTDDIDGLMNGADIVIELIGGIEPARTYVLHAIAGGSTVVTGNKALLAAHGPEIYEAAAQANVDVYYEAAVAGAVPVVYGLRESLAGDRVESVLGIVNGTTNFILDEMETAGLSFDEALAKAQELGFAEADPTADVDGHDAAAKIAILASLAFHTRVSIDDVPMTGIRAITSDDIAAAAKDGYAIKLLAIARRQEAGIELSVEPTLVPRDHPLASVRGSFNSVVIEAAGAGRLMFYGRGAGGAPTASAVLSDVVAGASHRVYGGRAPRELTYADLPILAPEESISSYRIDFSIEDRTGVLTRLAGALAERGVSIAAMSQIREDNNSARLTVTTHAARTADVNAALEDITSADYVVDVLHVMRVEGN, from the coding sequence ATGTCAGTCAAGATCGCCCTGCTCGGATGTGGGACAGTCGGCACCGCCGTCGCGACCATGCTTCAAGAGCAGGGCAAGGACTTTGCCCAGCGTGCCGGTGACACGCTCGAACTCATCGGCATCGGAGTCCGCGACCTCGCGGCACCCCGTGACCCCGCAATCGATCGCGCGCTCCTGACGGACGACATCGATGGGCTCATGAACGGTGCAGACATCGTGATCGAACTGATCGGCGGGATCGAGCCAGCCCGCACATACGTCCTCCATGCCATCGCCGGCGGGTCGACCGTCGTCACCGGCAACAAGGCTCTCCTTGCCGCACACGGCCCCGAGATCTACGAGGCGGCGGCGCAGGCCAACGTCGACGTCTACTATGAGGCGGCCGTCGCGGGCGCCGTACCCGTCGTGTACGGCCTGCGCGAATCCCTGGCGGGCGACAGGGTCGAGAGCGTCCTCGGCATCGTCAACGGCACGACGAACTTCATCCTCGACGAGATGGAAACGGCAGGACTGTCATTCGATGAGGCGCTTGCGAAAGCTCAGGAGCTGGGCTTCGCCGAAGCAGACCCGACCGCCGACGTCGACGGCCACGACGCCGCCGCGAAGATCGCCATCCTCGCGTCTCTCGCATTCCACACCCGAGTATCGATCGACGATGTCCCCATGACCGGCATCCGCGCCATCACCTCCGACGACATCGCGGCCGCAGCGAAGGACGGGTACGCGATCAAGCTCCTCGCCATAGCGCGCCGCCAAGAGGCCGGTATCGAGCTCTCTGTCGAACCGACACTGGTTCCCCGCGACCACCCTCTCGCCTCCGTACGGGGCTCCTTCAACTCGGTCGTCATCGAGGCGGCGGGAGCCGGGCGTCTCATGTTCTACGGTCGAGGCGCAGGCGGAGCCCCCACAGCATCGGCCGTCCTCTCCGACGTGGTCGCAGGCGCGTCCCACCGCGTGTACGGGGGCCGTGCGCCGCGCGAGCTCACCTACGCGGACCTGCCGATCCTCGCTCCCGAGGAATCAATCTCGTCCTACCGGATCGACTTCTCCATCGAAGACCGCACGGGTGTGCTCACGCGCCTCGCGGGTGCGCTCGCGGAGCGCGGGGTCTCGATCGCCGCCATGAGCCAGATCAGGGAAGACAACAACAGTGCCCGCTTGACGGTGACGACACATGCGGCGCGTACCGCCGATGTCAATGCGGCACTCGAGGACATCACATCCGCAGATTACGTCGTGGACGTTCTGCACGTCATGAGGGTTGAGGGTAACTGA
- the lysA gene encoding diaminopimelate decarboxylase, producing the protein MAFAQLAHVPAPEPGSGPWSANLRRDKGELVLAGHALSDLADAGTPVYLVDEEDMKARARAWVDAMGDGDVYYAGKSFLTPAVASWMLEAGLCIDTASEGELRIALAGGVPGNRIGLHGNSKSDATLRLALEAGIGRIVVDSPGEVDQIAALAAELGTVAPCFVRVTTGVHAGGHEFIATAHEDQKFGLSLATGAAMDVVAAITASPHLEFLGLHSHIGSQILDAEGFAAAARAVMEFAGELSSRGISVPEVDLGGGYGIQYTGLDPKPLSEKDMIAGIRSAIEASCQEAGIPAPRLSIEPGRSISGPAGMTLYRVGATKDVMTDDGVRRYVSVDGGMSDNVRPALYGADYTALLGRDSEAELVPTRVVGMHCESGDIVVKDVALPADVTRGDLILVAATGAYGRSMASNYNMVRRPGVLAVSDTGTAWLVKPETWEDVLGLFPDL; encoded by the coding sequence ATGGCTTTCGCACAGCTCGCACACGTTCCCGCTCCCGAACCCGGATCCGGGCCATGGTCGGCGAACCTCCGCCGCGACAAGGGCGAACTTGTTCTGGCAGGCCACGCGCTGAGCGATCTCGCGGACGCCGGCACCCCCGTCTATCTCGTGGACGAGGAGGACATGAAGGCCCGTGCGCGCGCCTGGGTGGATGCGATGGGAGACGGCGATGTCTACTACGCAGGCAAGTCTTTCCTCACCCCCGCCGTCGCGTCCTGGATGCTCGAGGCTGGTCTCTGCATCGATACAGCCTCAGAGGGGGAGCTTCGCATCGCCCTGGCGGGAGGGGTTCCGGGAAACCGGATCGGCCTGCACGGGAACTCGAAGTCTGACGCGACTCTGCGCCTCGCACTCGAGGCCGGAATCGGCAGGATCGTTGTCGACTCACCCGGTGAAGTCGACCAGATCGCGGCTCTCGCGGCCGAGCTCGGAACTGTCGCTCCCTGCTTCGTGCGGGTGACAACCGGCGTCCATGCCGGAGGACATGAGTTCATCGCGACCGCCCACGAGGACCAGAAGTTCGGACTGTCTCTCGCAACGGGAGCGGCCATGGACGTCGTCGCGGCGATCACCGCGAGCCCCCACCTGGAGTTTCTCGGCCTGCACTCACACATCGGCAGCCAGATCCTCGACGCGGAGGGCTTCGCCGCGGCCGCCCGCGCCGTCATGGAGTTCGCCGGGGAACTATCGTCCCGGGGCATCTCCGTTCCCGAGGTCGATCTCGGCGGCGGGTACGGCATCCAGTACACGGGCCTCGATCCGAAGCCTCTCAGCGAGAAGGACATGATCGCCGGCATCCGCTCCGCCATCGAAGCCTCCTGCCAGGAGGCGGGGATTCCGGCGCCCAGGCTGTCGATCGAACCCGGCAGGTCTATTTCGGGACCTGCGGGCATGACGCTCTACCGCGTCGGCGCGACGAAGGACGTCATGACGGACGATGGAGTGCGCAGGTACGTGTCGGTTGACGGCGGAATGAGCGACAACGTCCGTCCCGCCCTCTACGGTGCAGACTATACGGCCCTCCTCGGGAGGGACTCGGAGGCAGAGCTCGTACCGACCCGCGTGGTCGGCATGCACTGCGAGTCCGGAGACATCGTCGTCAAAGATGTCGCGCTGCCAGCCGACGTCACACGGGGAGACCTCATCCTGGTCGCCGCAACCGGCGCCTACGGCCGGTCGATGGCATCGAACTACAACATGGTTCGCAGGCCCGGCGTACTCGCCGTGTCCGACACGGGGACAGCCTGGCTCGTGAAACCAGAAACCTGGGAGGATGTCCTCGGACTCTTCCCGGACCTGTAA